The Beijerinckiaceae bacterium RH AL1 genome has a segment encoding these proteins:
- a CDS encoding Membrane fusion protein, multidrug efflux system (ID:RHAL1_01161;~source:Prodigal:2.6): protein MSNATMSDATVVERDAGSAGRKSIRKTIGRAIKRLVVALIGAGALTAAFWYGHQWWTVGRFVETTDDAYVGGDVTAIAPHVAGFISKVDVSDNGFVKAGQLLVTLDDRDMRAALDRAQAILDERRSSLDGLRSRLALQTTIIDAAAADLAAKRAQSSFAVSDAARYTSFGNSNAVTKQETEKAVSLGAAARASVASAEASLAGARQQMVVLKAQIAEAEAHVGEAEADVAAAKLNLGYTQLRAPVDGFVGNRAARVGAYVTVGSYLLTVVPAKGLWVDANFKEDQLAHMKVGDTADVVADVAPDVTMHGHIASLAPGTGGVFSVIPPENATGNFTKIVQRVPVRIVLDGDDGALGVLRPGLSTTVSVDTRQTRR, encoded by the coding sequence ATGAGCAACGCGACCATGAGTGACGCGACGGTCGTCGAGCGCGACGCGGGCAGCGCGGGCCGCAAGTCGATCCGCAAGACGATCGGCCGCGCGATCAAGCGGCTCGTCGTCGCGCTGATCGGCGCCGGCGCGCTCACGGCGGCGTTCTGGTACGGACATCAGTGGTGGACCGTCGGCCGCTTCGTCGAGACGACGGACGACGCCTATGTCGGCGGCGACGTCACCGCGATCGCGCCGCATGTCGCGGGCTTCATCTCCAAGGTGGACGTGTCGGACAACGGCTTCGTGAAGGCCGGCCAGCTGCTCGTCACCCTCGATGATCGCGACATGCGGGCCGCGCTCGATCGCGCGCAGGCGATCCTCGACGAGCGACGGTCGTCTCTCGACGGGTTGCGCTCGCGGCTGGCGCTGCAGACGACGATCATCGATGCCGCCGCCGCCGATCTCGCGGCGAAGCGCGCGCAATCCAGCTTCGCGGTGTCGGACGCCGCGCGCTACACGAGCTTCGGCAATTCGAACGCGGTGACGAAGCAGGAGACGGAGAAGGCCGTGTCGCTCGGCGCCGCCGCGCGCGCCAGCGTCGCTTCGGCCGAGGCCTCGCTTGCCGGTGCCAGGCAGCAGATGGTCGTGCTGAAGGCGCAGATCGCCGAGGCCGAGGCCCATGTCGGCGAGGCCGAGGCGGACGTCGCGGCGGCGAAGCTGAACCTCGGCTACACGCAGCTGCGCGCCCCCGTCGACGGCTTCGTCGGCAACCGCGCGGCGCGCGTCGGCGCCTACGTGACGGTCGGCAGCTACCTGCTCACCGTCGTGCCGGCCAAGGGGCTGTGGGTCGACGCCAACTTCAAGGAAGACCAGCTCGCGCACATGAAGGTCGGCGACACGGCCGATGTCGTCGCCGACGTCGCGCCCGACGTCACCATGCACGGCCATATCGCCAGCCTGGCGCCCGGCACCGGCGGCGTCTTCTCGGTGATCCCGCCGGAGAACGCGACCGGCAACTTCACCAAGATCGTGCAGCGCGTTCCCGTCCGCATCGTGCTCGACGGTGACGACGGCGCGCTCGGCGTGCTGCGGCCGGGCCTCTCCACGACCGTGTCGGTGGACACCAGACAGACGCGCCGATGA
- a CDS encoding hypothetical protein (ID:RHAL1_01164;~conserved protein of unknown function;~source:Prodigal:2.6), protein MILITGASGTAGGAVLGAALARGLPVRAMYRSEAEAGRGPAAAERVVADFADAESLRKALDGVDAAFIVCGAVPSLVELEGNMIEACAAAGVGHVVLNSALGAGDYPKSFPSWHAQVEAKLKASSLRWTIVRPNGFMQNIAVYNGATIRADGAFFAALGDAKVSLIDVRDIGDVVASILGAPAPHVGKTYELNGPEALSNADIAERLSRAIGTPVAYVDIPEAAQREAMLGAGMPDWQVTAVLQLQDYYRSGRCAATSPIIAEITGKPQRTLDAYLAENVQLFRRSGS, encoded by the coding sequence ATGATCCTGATCACTGGAGCGTCCGGCACAGCCGGCGGCGCCGTTCTCGGTGCCGCGCTGGCGCGCGGGCTGCCGGTTCGCGCGATGTATCGCAGCGAGGCCGAAGCCGGCCGCGGCCCCGCTGCGGCAGAGCGCGTCGTCGCCGACTTCGCGGACGCGGAAAGCCTCCGGAAAGCTCTCGACGGCGTCGATGCGGCCTTCATCGTGTGCGGTGCCGTTCCATCGCTGGTGGAGCTCGAAGGCAACATGATCGAGGCCTGCGCCGCCGCAGGTGTCGGCCATGTCGTGCTGAACTCGGCGCTGGGCGCCGGCGATTACCCAAAATCCTTCCCGAGCTGGCACGCGCAGGTCGAGGCGAAGCTGAAAGCATCGAGCTTGCGCTGGACGATCGTGCGCCCGAACGGCTTCATGCAGAACATCGCCGTCTACAACGGCGCGACCATCCGCGCGGACGGTGCCTTCTTCGCGGCCCTAGGCGACGCCAAGGTCAGCCTCATCGACGTGCGCGACATCGGCGATGTCGTCGCAAGCATCCTCGGCGCGCCCGCGCCGCACGTCGGAAAGACATACGAGTTGAACGGGCCGGAGGCGCTGAGCAACGCCGACATCGCGGAGCGTCTTTCGCGGGCGATCGGCACCCCCGTCGCTTACGTCGATATTCCCGAGGCGGCGCAGCGCGAGGCGATGCTCGGCGCCGGCATGCCGGATTGGCAGGTGACCGCGGTGCTGCAGTTGCAGGACTATTATCGAAGCGGCCGATGCGCCGCGACGAGCCCGATCATCGCGGAGATCACCGGCAAGCCTCAGCGAACGCTCGATGCCTATCTCGCCGAGAATGTTCAGCTGTTTCGTCGCTCCGGCAGCTGA
- a CDS encoding hypothetical protein (ID:RHAL1_01165;~conserved protein of unknown function;~source:Prodigal:2.6): MEEQVNPKTGMTLGEMKSFIRGHFEDFVNRKNIDVADVNFAPDFVDHGADVPPGLPPGPAGAKKYVGGAYKRFPDIRVEIEDMVAEDDKVVVRNHWTGTEAASQQRLEFRGIVIWRVADRRIVERWAYLEAPHPAA, translated from the coding sequence ATGGAAGAGCAGGTCAACCCGAAGACCGGCATGACGCTCGGCGAGATGAAGAGCTTCATCCGCGGTCACTTCGAGGACTTCGTCAACCGCAAGAACATCGACGTCGCCGACGTCAACTTCGCGCCGGACTTCGTCGATCACGGCGCCGACGTGCCGCCAGGCCTGCCGCCCGGACCTGCCGGCGCCAAAAAATACGTCGGGGGCGCCTACAAGCGTTTTCCGGACATTCGCGTCGAAATCGAGGATATGGTGGCCGAGGACGACAAGGTCGTCGTGCGCAACCATTGGACCGGAACCGAGGCCGCCTCGCAGCAACGCCTCGAGTTCCGCGGTATCGTCATATGGCGAGTGGCAGATCGTCGGATCGTCGAGCGCTGGGCTTACCTGGAAGCGCCGCATCCAGCAGCGTGA
- a CDS encoding hypothetical protein (ID:RHAL1_01163;~conserved exported protein of unknown function;~source:Prodigal:2.6), which yields MLKVVVPSILVGALLGAAPALAKSVTLAGDAPVATLTFPDAWDTTAADGGVESLSPDKSIYVSGEIVASEDLKAAGQEVAKTLAEQKIKIDPKTQKATPLTVSGMPGALISWDATDGDGTTQVHMVVLKAKPGQEVLLLRWGDADAEKSHAAEIDAIVKSLAPAK from the coding sequence ATGCTGAAGGTCGTCGTCCCCTCGATCCTCGTCGGCGCCCTGCTCGGCGCCGCGCCGGCGCTCGCGAAATCCGTGACGCTGGCCGGCGACGCGCCCGTCGCCACGCTCACTTTCCCGGATGCCTGGGACACCACGGCGGCCGACGGCGGCGTCGAGTCGCTGTCGCCGGACAAGTCGATCTACGTCTCGGGCGAGATCGTCGCCTCGGAGGATTTGAAGGCGGCCGGCCAGGAGGTCGCCAAGACGCTGGCCGAGCAGAAGATCAAGATCGATCCGAAGACGCAGAAGGCGACGCCGCTGACCGTCTCCGGCATGCCGGGCGCGCTGATCTCCTGGGACGCCACGGACGGCGACGGCACGACGCAGGTGCACATGGTTGTGCTGAAGGCCAAGCCCGGCCAGGAGGTGCTGCTGCTGCGCTGGGGCGATGCCGACGCCGAGAAGTCGCATGCCGCCGAGATCGACGCGATCGTGAAGAGCCTGGCGCCCGCCAAGTAG
- a CDS encoding MFS transporter, DHA2 family, multidrug resistance protein (ID:RHAL1_01162;~source:Prodigal:2.6): MSDAATAPAPAAPQAAHQAAPPAAPAAKPAAQSFLRSIVPFAVMCVGMFIALLDIQIVASSLQDIGGGLSAAQDQISWVQTAYLIAEIVMIPLSGWLTRVLSTRWLFTASAAGFTIASMLCGLAWNIESMIAFRALQGLLGASMIPTVFTSSFHYFQGPKRVYSAAVIGTIASIAPTLGPVIGGYITDTLNWHWLFYVNLLPGVIITILVPLLVDIDKPDLSLLKGADYPGIALMAIFLSTLEYVLEEGTRWNWFDDATIRNCTWISAGAGVLFIVRSLTYAQPVADLRAFGNRNFAIGCTLSFVTGIGMFATIYLTPLFLGYVRGYSAWQTGTAIFSTGAASLVAVPFYIILAKRFDTRWLMMVGLATFGFAMWKYSFIMHDWSGAELLVPQILRGFPQVFAIAPSVNLGLGSLPPERLKYASGLFNMMRNLGGAVGIAICGAIINDRTNLHFDHIAGHMNPTNGPMMRFMAAAQERFAALGGLDHGHAAALKQLFRLAYREAQTLAFADAFRAIMVAFIFATLLVPLMRNVAPKPMPADAH; encoded by the coding sequence ATGAGCGACGCGGCGACAGCGCCGGCGCCGGCCGCGCCCCAAGCCGCGCACCAAGCCGCGCCGCCTGCGGCGCCGGCCGCGAAGCCCGCCGCGCAGAGCTTCCTGCGCTCTATCGTGCCCTTCGCGGTGATGTGTGTCGGCATGTTCATCGCGCTGCTCGACATCCAGATCGTCGCCTCGTCGCTGCAGGACATCGGCGGCGGCCTCTCGGCGGCGCAGGACCAGATCTCCTGGGTGCAGACCGCCTACCTCATCGCCGAGATCGTGATGATTCCGCTCTCGGGCTGGCTGACGCGGGTCCTCTCGACGCGCTGGCTGTTCACCGCCTCGGCTGCCGGCTTCACGATCGCCTCGATGCTCTGCGGCCTCGCCTGGAACATCGAGAGCATGATCGCCTTCCGCGCGCTGCAAGGCCTGCTCGGCGCCTCGATGATCCCGACGGTCTTCACCTCGTCGTTCCACTACTTTCAGGGGCCGAAGCGCGTCTATTCCGCCGCCGTCATCGGCACCATCGCCTCGATCGCCCCGACGCTCGGGCCGGTGATCGGCGGCTACATCACGGACACGTTGAACTGGCACTGGCTGTTCTACGTGAACCTGCTGCCGGGCGTGATCATCACCATCCTGGTGCCGCTGCTCGTCGACATCGACAAGCCCGATCTCTCGCTGCTCAAGGGCGCCGACTATCCCGGCATCGCGCTCATGGCGATCTTCCTGAGCACGCTCGAGTACGTGCTGGAGGAGGGCACGCGCTGGAACTGGTTCGACGATGCGACGATCCGCAACTGCACCTGGATCTCGGCCGGTGCGGGTGTGCTCTTCATCGTGCGCAGCCTCACCTACGCGCAGCCCGTCGCGGACCTGCGCGCCTTCGGCAACCGCAACTTCGCGATCGGCTGCACGCTGTCCTTCGTCACCGGCATCGGCATGTTTGCGACGATCTACCTGACGCCGCTGTTCCTCGGCTACGTGCGCGGCTATTCCGCCTGGCAGACCGGCACGGCGATCTTCTCGACGGGCGCCGCCTCGCTCGTCGCCGTGCCGTTCTACATCATCCTCGCCAAGCGCTTCGACACCCGCTGGCTGATGATGGTGGGGCTCGCAACCTTCGGCTTCGCGATGTGGAAGTACAGCTTCATCATGCACGACTGGAGCGGGGCCGAGCTGCTCGTCCCGCAGATCCTGCGTGGCTTCCCGCAGGTGTTCGCCATCGCGCCGTCCGTGAACCTCGGCCTCGGCAGCCTGCCGCCAGAGCGGCTCAAATATGCGAGCGGCCTATTCAACATGATGCGCAACCTCGGGGGCGCCGTCGGCATCGCGATCTGCGGCGCCATCATCAACGACCGCACCAACCTGCACTTCGATCACATCGCCGGCCACATGAACCCGACGAATGGGCCGATGATGCGCTTCATGGCGGCGGCGCAGGAGCGTTTCGCGGCGCTCGGCGGCCTCGATCACGGCCACGCGGCGGCGCTGAAGCAGCTCTTCCGCCTCGCCTATCGCGAGGCGCAGACGCTGGCCTTCGCCGACGCCTTCCGCGCCATCATGGTGGCCTTCATCTTCGCGACGCTGCTGGTGCCGCTGATGCGCAACGTCGCGCCGAAGCCGATGCCGGCCGACGCGCACTGA
- the yybR gene encoding putative HTH-type transcriptional regulator YybR (ID:RHAL1_01166;~source:Prodigal:2.6), with the protein MTATEPARAAQPTVIDPSLLGEGCPTRRLLRLVGDKWTPIVLYCLSAGECRFGELHRLIPDISKKVLTQVLRKLEADGLVLRTINAGNVPTTTYRLTEAGHRLHEPVAMLCRWAEQNADVLAGYEPR; encoded by the coding sequence GTGACCGCGACCGAGCCGGCGCGCGCTGCGCAGCCCACCGTCATCGATCCCAGCCTGCTCGGCGAGGGGTGCCCGACGCGGCGCCTGCTGCGTCTCGTCGGCGACAAGTGGACCCCCATCGTTCTCTACTGCCTCTCGGCCGGCGAATGCCGCTTCGGCGAGCTTCACCGCCTCATCCCCGACATCTCGAAGAAGGTGCTGACGCAGGTGCTCCGCAAGCTCGAGGCCGACGGTCTCGTGCTCAGGACGATCAACGCGGGAAACGTGCCGACCACGACCTACCGGCTGACCGAGGCCGGTCATCGGCTTCATGAGCCGGTGGCGATGCTGTGTCGCTGGGCGGAGCAGAACGCGGATGTGCTCGCCGGCTACGAGCCGAGGTAG